A single window of Rhodospirillaceae bacterium DNA harbors:
- a CDS encoding ATP-binding cassette domain-containing protein has product MREREKQIAGSLSGGEAQMLAIARALMGRPRLLLCDEPSLGLAPMLVREMLGALEKLREQGITILMADQNALAVLQMADRGYVLDTGRIVAQGESKSLLNDKRLRAAYLGAGLSQ; this is encoded by the coding sequence TTGCGCGAGCGAGAAAAACAGATCGCCGGCAGTCTGTCCGGCGGCGAGGCCCAGATGCTGGCGATCGCTCGCGCGCTGATGGGGCGTCCCCGGCTCCTGTTATGCGACGAGCCCTCGCTGGGTCTCGCACCCATGCTGGTTCGCGAGATGCTCGGAGCGCTGGAGAAGCTGCGGGAACAGGGGATCACTATCCTGATGGCGGACCAGAATGCGCTTGCGGTTCTGCAGATGGCGGACCGCGGCTACGTCCTGGATACCGGTCGCATCGTTGCACAAGGTGAAAGTAAGTCTCTGCTAAATGATAAAAGGCTGCGCGCCGCCTATCTCGGCGCCGGCCTGTCGCAATAG
- a CDS encoding alpha/beta hydrolase, protein MKRADLFPYDTGFTPWMASRLDPRFALSLYVPQSLPRDRTAPLLVLVHGTTRRDNFRDAFRDFADRTGTVLLAPLFPVGAAVPGDVHGYKWIEAHGVRFDLLLLDMIDQAAGIWPLAADRFALFGYSGGGQFAHRFLYLHPHRLTALSVGAPGNVTLPDPARAWPAGVGGLEARFGIGFDNDAVPAVPVHLVAGEADTEIWEIAKEPGDPVYIPGVNDESTNRIERLKRLQCELDRRGAPTKFDLVEGVAHDGPAVVPAVTLWLERCAVFVRDQ, encoded by the coding sequence ATGAAGCGGGCGGACCTCTTCCCTTACGATACGGGCTTCACGCCCTGGATGGCGAGCCGGCTGGACCCGCGCTTCGCCCTGTCGCTCTATGTGCCGCAATCGCTGCCGCGGGACCGCACCGCGCCGCTGCTCGTCCTGGTGCATGGCACAACCCGTCGGGACAATTTTCGCGACGCCTTCCGGGACTTTGCCGACCGTACGGGCACGGTCCTTCTGGCGCCCCTGTTCCCGGTCGGCGCCGCTGTTCCGGGCGACGTCCATGGCTACAAGTGGATCGAGGCTCACGGGGTGCGATTCGACCTGCTGCTGCTCGACATGATCGACCAGGCCGCCGGCATCTGGCCGCTCGCCGCAGACCGCTTCGCCCTGTTCGGCTACAGCGGCGGCGGTCAGTTCGCCCACCGCTTTCTGTACTTGCATCCGCATCGTTTGACGGCGTTATCGGTCGGCGCGCCGGGCAACGTCACGCTGCCCGACCCGGCCCGCGCCTGGCCTGCCGGCGTCGGCGGGCTTGAGGCACGCTTCGGTATCGGTTTCGACAACGACGCCGTTCCGGCAGTCCCTGTCCACCTGGTCGCTGGGGAAGCAGATACCGAAATCTGGGAAATCGCCAAGGAACCCGGCGATCCCGTCTATATCCCGGGCGTCAATGACGAGTCGACGAACCGGATCGAGCGGCTGAAGCGGCTGCAGTGCGAGTTGGACCGGCGCGGAGCGCCGACAAAGTTCGACCTTGTCGAAGGAGTCGCCCATGACGGCCCGGCCGTCGTGCCTGCAGTAACCCTGTGGTTGGAGCGCTGCGCGGTATTTGTGCGGGACCAGTAG
- a CDS encoding LysR family transcriptional regulator, with the protein MEIKWLEDFLVLATTRSFSRAAEERNTTQSTLSRRIQQLEDWLGVRLIDRSSQPVGLTRAGSDFYRESVAIVRTVYRARAGARRIGLQGAEQLRISAQHVLARHFLPRLLAQIEAGLDIGGVTLRSDNLYNCVDDLMNDEVDFMVCFHQPAMPDLVDLSGYEFLVVGTEEMIPVSLPDDSGAPRFALPGTAGAPVPCIGFSSENPLGWHRQARMTAQDVELHINPVYESTMGEIIRDMVLNGRGMAWLQTMLVGGDLTAGRLVRAGDATWDQSIEIRLFRTRAVGRGAVDQIWGMLRDGGFPPCTPDREPG; encoded by the coding sequence ATGGAAATCAAATGGCTTGAGGATTTCCTGGTGCTCGCGACGACGCGCAGTTTTTCCCGGGCCGCCGAAGAGCGCAACACGACCCAGTCGACGCTCAGCCGGCGCATCCAGCAGCTCGAGGACTGGCTGGGCGTGCGCCTGATCGACCGGAGTTCCCAGCCCGTCGGCCTCACCCGGGCGGGCAGCGATTTCTACCGGGAATCGGTCGCCATCGTCCGGACCGTGTACCGGGCGCGCGCCGGCGCCCGCCGGATCGGCCTGCAGGGGGCGGAGCAATTGCGGATCAGCGCCCAGCATGTCCTGGCGCGCCATTTCCTGCCCCGGCTGCTGGCGCAGATCGAGGCGGGTTTGGATATCGGCGGCGTCACCCTGAGGTCCGACAATTTGTACAACTGCGTGGACGACCTGATGAACGACGAGGTCGATTTCATGGTCTGCTTCCACCAGCCGGCGATGCCCGACCTCGTGGACCTGAGCGGCTACGAATTCCTGGTCGTCGGCACCGAGGAAATGATCCCGGTTTCGCTGCCGGACGACAGCGGCGCCCCGCGCTTTGCGCTGCCCGGCACGGCTGGAGCGCCGGTGCCCTGCATCGGGTTTTCTTCGGAAAACCCGCTCGGCTGGCACCGCCAGGCGCGCATGACGGCGCAGGATGTCGAACTCCATATCAACCCGGTCTACGAATCGACCATGGGCGAGATCATCCGCGACATGGTGCTGAACGGGCGCGGCATGGCCTGGCTGCAGACCATGCTGGTCGGCGGCGATCTGACGGCCGGCCGCCTGGTGCGCGCCGGCGACGCGACCTGGGACCAGTCCATCGAGATCAGGCTCTTCCGCACCCGCGCCGTCGGCCGGGGCGCCGTGGACCAGATCTGGGGCATGTTGCGCGACGGCGGCTTTCCGCCCTGCACGCCGGATCGGGAGCCCGGCTAG
- a CDS encoding ABC transporter substrate-binding protein, with protein sequence MSVIRKSFTPTVVTAAIGAGLALSLAAGAAADTPKKGGTLVIGSPQTPRHLNPAVQSGVATGMPGSQIFATPLRFDENWNPQPYLAESWKVSADGLSVTLNLRKNAKFHDGKPVTSEDVAFSIDTIKKNHPFKTMFSPVAKVETPDPHTAILRLSKPHPAILLAMSSSLCAIIPKHVYGDGKDAKRHPMNLKPVGSGPFRFVEYVKGQHIILERDPNFFLKGKPYLDKIIYKINKNTNSLALGLERGDIHLRAFNTKSRELGRLKKNKNLVVTSQGYAAIGPIAWLAFNLKHPILGKKAVRQAIAYTVDRKFINESLHSGLSQPALGPIAMGNPLADQNAKRYDLDLDKANKMLDAAGYPRKADGTRFQVTLDTLLSQRDVAEYLKPQLKKVGIDVKLRIPPDFPTWANWVKSHEFDMTVDVVFNWGDPVIGVHRTYVTSNIRKGVIWSNTQSYSNPKVDALLEKAGVELDPAKRRQIYLEFQKIVTDELPVYWMYGLPYHTIYNKKVGNPPLTIWGTMGPMDNVYLN encoded by the coding sequence ATGTCCGTAATCCGCAAGAGTTTCACCCCGACCGTCGTAACGGCGGCCATCGGCGCCGGCCTCGCCCTGTCGCTGGCGGCCGGAGCCGCCGCCGACACGCCCAAGAAAGGCGGCACGCTGGTCATCGGTTCCCCGCAGACGCCGCGGCACCTGAATCCGGCGGTGCAATCGGGCGTCGCCACGGGCATGCCCGGATCGCAGATTTTTGCGACGCCGCTCCGGTTCGACGAGAACTGGAACCCGCAGCCCTATCTGGCTGAAAGCTGGAAGGTTTCGGCCGACGGCCTGAGCGTGACGCTCAATCTGCGCAAGAACGCGAAATTCCACGACGGCAAGCCGGTCACCTCGGAAGACGTCGCCTTCTCGATCGATACGATCAAGAAAAACCATCCCTTCAAGACGATGTTCTCGCCCGTGGCGAAGGTCGAAACGCCAGATCCGCACACGGCCATCCTGCGGCTGAGCAAGCCGCACCCGGCGATCCTGCTGGCCATGTCCTCGTCGCTGTGCGCGATCATCCCGAAGCATGTCTACGGCGACGGCAAGGACGCCAAGCGCCATCCGATGAACCTGAAGCCGGTCGGCTCCGGACCGTTCCGTTTCGTCGAATATGTCAAGGGCCAGCACATCATTCTGGAGCGCGACCCGAACTTCTTCCTGAAGGGCAAGCCCTATCTCGACAAGATCATCTACAAGATAAACAAGAACACCAATTCCCTCGCACTCGGCCTCGAGCGGGGCGATATCCACCTCCGCGCGTTCAACACCAAGTCGCGCGAGCTTGGCCGGCTCAAGAAGAACAAGAACCTGGTCGTGACCTCGCAGGGATATGCCGCGATCGGCCCGATCGCCTGGCTGGCGTTCAACCTGAAACACCCGATTCTGGGCAAGAAGGCGGTGCGCCAGGCGATCGCCTACACGGTCGACCGCAAGTTCATCAATGAATCGCTGCACAGCGGGCTGTCGCAGCCGGCCCTCGGGCCGATCGCCATGGGCAATCCGCTGGCCGACCAGAACGCGAAGCGCTACGACCTCGACCTCGACAAGGCGAACAAGATGCTCGACGCGGCGGGCTATCCGCGCAAGGCCGATGGCACGCGCTTCCAGGTCACGCTCGATACCCTGCTGTCCCAGCGCGACGTGGCGGAATATCTCAAGCCGCAGCTGAAAAAGGTCGGCATCGACGTCAAGCTCCGCATCCCGCCGGACTTCCCGACCTGGGCCAACTGGGTCAAGAGCCACGAATTCGACATGACGGTCGACGTCGTCTTCAACTGGGGCGATCCGGTGATCGGCGTGCACCGCACCTATGTGACGTCCAACATCCGCAAGGGCGTGATCTGGTCGAACACGCAAAGCTACTCCAACCCGAAGGTCGATGCGCTGCTCGAAAAGGCGGGCGTCGAGCTCGATCCGGCGAAACGCAGGCAGATCTATCTGGAATTCCAGAAGATCGTGACCGACGAGCTGCCGGTCTACTGGATGTACGGGCTGCCCTACCACACGATCTACAACAAGAAGGTGGGCAACCCGCCGCTGACGATCTGGGGCACCATGGGGCCCATGGATAACGTCTACCTGAATTAG